Proteins encoded together in one Streptomyces sp. NA04227 window:
- a CDS encoding nucleotide pyrophosphohydrolase, with the protein MSASETPTGPGLPELQRRLAEFAARRDWEPFHTPKNLAAALSVEASELLEIFQWLTAEESRDVMRDPGSAHRVRDEVADVLAYLLQFCEVLGIDVLAALEAKIERNEERFPVEEPGA; encoded by the coding sequence GTGAGCGCATCCGAGACACCGACCGGGCCGGGCCTGCCCGAACTGCAGCGTAGACTGGCCGAGTTCGCCGCCCGGCGCGACTGGGAGCCCTTCCACACGCCCAAGAACCTCGCCGCCGCGCTCAGTGTCGAAGCCTCCGAACTCCTGGAGATCTTCCAGTGGCTGACGGCGGAGGAGTCCCGCGACGTCATGCGGGACCCCGGCTCCGCCCACCGGGTCCGCGACGAGGTGGCCGATGTGCTCGCCTATCTGCTCCAGTTCTGCGAGGTGCTCGGCATCGACGTGCTCGCCGCGCTCGAAGCGAAGATCGAGCGGAACGAGGAGCGCTTTCCGGTGGAGGAGCCGGGCGCGTAG
- a CDS encoding chorismate-binding protein has protein sequence MRTLLIDNYDSYTYNLFHLLGQVNGEEPEVLRNDAPDLPDFDAYDNVVISPGPGHPARPRDFGISMDVLRKTDLPVLGVCLGHQGLAVSEGGEVVQAPRARHGHVSTVRHDGDALFAGIPESFGAVRYHSLCVTEPLPRDLVAIARSEDGVIQALRHRRLPRWGVQFHPESVETEHGLRMMANFRDLTRAERGGAGRVVVPRPAAHTGTGTAPSRNASTVANSLSPKLRYRLHVREIDGAVDTEAAFAALYGDSRHAFWLDGAHIEGGRSRFSFLGDAAGPLAETVRYRVGEGVVRVETSAPSSSATGAGGREPVSSHPESVFDYLKRELERREIAAPPLPFAFTGGYVGYFGYELKADCGALEHHSAETPDAVWLFADRFLAVDHEQGRMYVLALSREDGYGAQQADGAGHLSDDADGTEAAALSWLDRTASGLRDLGTAPATGAPNLDGTLSAEPYLALDRAAYTKRVAAAQDFLRMGESYEICLTTTAEIPATDSGWDTYRRLRRLNSAPHAAYLRLGEVEVACSSPERFLRIGPEGDAEARPIKGTAPRGATPAEDEAARAGLVSGAKTRAENLMIVDLLRNDLGRVCEVGSVEVPALMAAESYATVHQLVSTVRGRLKDGAHAVDCVRACFPGGSMTGAPKLRTLEIIDSLEERARGIYSGSLGYLACNGSADLNIVIRTLVLTRGRWLLGAGGALVLDSDPGEEYDEMLLKADAPARALRDPGELPY, from the coding sequence GTGCGCACTCTGCTGATCGACAACTACGACTCCTACACCTACAACCTGTTCCACCTACTCGGACAGGTCAACGGCGAGGAGCCGGAGGTGCTCCGCAACGACGCTCCGGACCTGCCCGACTTCGACGCGTACGACAATGTCGTCATCTCGCCGGGCCCTGGACACCCGGCCCGCCCCCGCGACTTCGGCATCTCGATGGACGTGCTGCGCAAGACCGACCTGCCCGTCCTCGGCGTGTGCCTCGGCCATCAGGGTCTGGCCGTCTCGGAGGGCGGCGAGGTGGTGCAGGCCCCCCGCGCGCGGCACGGACACGTGAGCACCGTCCGCCACGACGGCGACGCCCTCTTCGCGGGCATACCCGAGTCCTTCGGCGCCGTGCGCTACCACTCGCTGTGCGTCACCGAGCCGCTGCCGCGCGACCTGGTGGCGATCGCCCGTTCCGAGGACGGCGTGATCCAGGCACTGCGGCACCGCCGACTGCCGCGCTGGGGCGTGCAGTTCCACCCCGAGTCCGTGGAGACCGAGCACGGGCTGCGGATGATGGCGAACTTCCGTGATCTCACGCGCGCCGAGCGGGGCGGCGCGGGGCGCGTGGTCGTTCCCCGCCCGGCGGCGCACACCGGAACCGGGACCGCTCCGTCTCGTAACGCGTCTACGGTGGCCAACTCCCTTTCTCCGAAGCTCCGTTACCGGCTTCACGTACGGGAGATCGACGGTGCCGTGGACACCGAAGCGGCGTTCGCGGCGCTGTACGGGGACTCGCGTCACGCCTTCTGGCTGGACGGTGCGCACATCGAGGGCGGGCGTTCCCGGTTCTCCTTCCTCGGGGACGCGGCGGGTCCGCTCGCCGAGACGGTGCGTTACCGCGTGGGCGAGGGCGTGGTGCGCGTGGAGACGTCCGCGCCGTCTTCGTCGGCCACGGGGGCAGGTGGCCGTGAGCCCGTGTCCAGCCACCCAGAGTCCGTATTCGACTACCTCAAACGGGAGTTGGAGCGGCGCGAGATCGCCGCCCCGCCGCTGCCGTTCGCGTTCACCGGTGGCTACGTCGGCTACTTCGGCTACGAACTCAAGGCGGACTGCGGCGCGTTGGAGCACCACAGCGCCGAAACCCCGGACGCCGTCTGGCTGTTCGCCGACCGCTTCCTCGCGGTCGACCACGAGCAGGGGCGTATGTACGTCCTGGCGCTGAGCCGCGAAGACGGCTACGGCGCCCAACAGGCCGACGGGGCGGGCCACTTGAGTGACGACGCGGACGGCACCGAGGCAGCCGCCCTCTCCTGGCTCGACAGGACGGCCTCCGGACTTCGCGACCTCGGCACTGCCCCGGCCACTGGAGCCCCGAACCTCGACGGCACCCTGTCCGCCGAGCCGTATCTGGCGCTCGACCGGGCGGCGTACACCAAGCGAGTGGCCGCCGCGCAGGACTTCCTTCGCATGGGCGAGAGCTACGAGATCTGCCTCACCACCACGGCCGAGATCCCCGCGACCGACAGCGGCTGGGACACGTACCGCAGGCTGCGCAGGCTCAACTCGGCGCCGCACGCGGCCTATTTGCGGCTCGGCGAGGTGGAGGTGGCCTGCTCCTCGCCCGAGCGGTTCCTCAGGATCGGCCCTGAGGGGGACGCCGAGGCGCGGCCCATCAAGGGCACCGCGCCCCGCGGGGCGACCCCGGCCGAGGACGAGGCGGCGCGTGCCGGGCTCGTCTCCGGGGCCAAGACCCGCGCCGAGAACCTGATGATCGTCGACCTGCTGCGCAACGACCTCGGCCGGGTCTGCGAGGTCGGCAGCGTCGAGGTGCCCGCGCTGATGGCGGCGGAAAGCTACGCCACCGTGCACCAACTCGTCTCCACGGTCCGCGGCAGGCTCAAGGACGGGGCGCACGCCGTCGACTGCGTACGGGCCTGTTTCCCCGGCGGCTCCATGACCGGCGCGCCCAAACTGCGCACCCTGGAGATCATCGACTCGCTCGAAGAGCGCGCCCGGGGCATCTACTCCGGCTCGCTCGGCTACCTCGCCTGCAACGGCAGCGCGGACCTGAACATCGTCATCCGCACCCTGGTCCTCACACGCGGCCGCTGGCTGCTCGGCGCGGGCGGCGCCCTCGTCCTGGACTCCGATCCCGGCGAGGAGTACGACGAGATGCTGCTCAAGGCCGACGCCCCGGCCCGCGCACTGCGCGACCCCGGCGAACTGCCGTACTGA
- a CDS encoding phosphoketolase → MSEATTTYLSEDELSVLMRYWRAANYLTVGQIYLLANPLLREPLTSGDIKPRLLGHWGTSPGLNLLYAHLNRVVSARDLDLIHITGPGHGGPATVACCWLDGSYSEVYPDVSRDGAGMARLFRQFSFPGGIPSHVAPETPGSIHEGGELGYSLGHAYGAAFDNPSLVVAAIVGDGEAETGPLATGWHGNKFLDPVHDGAVLPILHLNGYKIANPTVLARLPHEELDHLLRGYGHEPVYVSGDDPVRVHHALAAALDHCLDTIAAYQRAAREEGVTERPRWPMIVLRTPKGWTGPRKVDGKPVENTWRSHQVPLSAVRDDPGHLAQLEEWLRGYRPEELFDEDGRPRPGLLTQVPHGDRRLGSNPHTNGGRLVRSLPVPEIAEYAVPVAARGVTVHEPTRVLGGLLRDLLELTAERRDFRLFGPDETASNRLQDVYAATGKGWQEEFLGTDENLSRDGRVLEMLSEHNCQGWLEGYLLTGRHGLFSSYEAFIHIVTSMANQHAKWLKVSRELPWRLPIPSLNYLLTSHVWRQDHNGFSHQDPGFVDHMVNKDPATIRVYLPPDANSLLAVAQRTLDSRDLINLVVAGKQPTFDWLGIDDAVHHVERGISVWDWAGTDTGRAPDVVLAAAGDVPTTEVMAAAKLLRAELPGLAVRVVNVVDLMRLLPPDQHPHGLSDRGFDAVFTADRPVIFAYHGYPWLIHRLAYRRHGHDNLHVRGYKEEGTTTTPFDMVVRNDMDRYQLVMDVIDRVPGLAESAISVRQRMRDKRAEHRAYVVRYGQDMPEVRDWTWT, encoded by the coding sequence ATGAGTGAGGCCACCACCACGTATCTGTCCGAGGACGAGCTGTCGGTCCTCATGCGCTACTGGCGGGCGGCGAACTACCTGACCGTCGGCCAGATCTACCTGCTCGCCAATCCGCTGCTGCGCGAGCCGCTGACGAGCGGCGACATCAAGCCACGGCTGCTCGGTCACTGGGGCACCAGTCCGGGCCTGAACCTTCTCTACGCACACCTCAACCGGGTCGTCTCGGCGCGCGACCTCGACCTGATCCACATCACGGGCCCGGGCCACGGCGGCCCGGCCACGGTGGCCTGCTGCTGGCTCGACGGCAGTTACAGCGAGGTCTACCCGGACGTGTCCCGGGACGGGGCGGGGATGGCGCGGCTGTTCAGGCAGTTCTCGTTTCCGGGCGGGATCCCGAGCCATGTCGCGCCCGAGACCCCCGGTTCGATCCACGAGGGCGGCGAGCTGGGCTACTCGCTCGGCCACGCCTACGGCGCCGCCTTCGACAACCCGTCCCTGGTGGTCGCCGCGATCGTCGGCGACGGCGAGGCGGAGACCGGACCGCTGGCCACGGGCTGGCACGGCAACAAGTTCCTCGACCCGGTGCACGACGGCGCGGTGCTGCCGATCCTCCACCTCAACGGCTACAAGATCGCCAATCCCACCGTGCTCGCCCGGCTGCCGCACGAGGAGCTGGACCACCTCCTGCGCGGATACGGGCACGAGCCGGTGTATGTGAGCGGCGACGACCCCGTGCGGGTTCATCACGCGCTGGCCGCCGCCCTGGACCACTGCCTGGACACCATCGCGGCGTACCAGCGCGCGGCCAGGGAGGAAGGCGTCACCGAGCGCCCCCGGTGGCCGATGATCGTGCTGCGCACCCCCAAGGGCTGGACCGGCCCGCGGAAGGTGGACGGGAAGCCGGTCGAGAACACCTGGCGGTCCCACCAGGTGCCGTTGTCCGCGGTACGCGACGACCCCGGTCATCTCGCCCAGCTGGAGGAGTGGCTGCGCGGCTACCGGCCCGAGGAGCTCTTCGACGAGGACGGCCGCCCCCGCCCCGGCCTGCTGACCCAAGTCCCGCACGGCGACCGGAGGTTGGGCTCGAACCCGCACACCAACGGCGGCCGCCTGGTGCGCAGCCTGCCGGTCCCCGAGATCGCGGAGTACGCGGTGCCGGTCGCCGCGCGCGGGGTGACGGTGCACGAGCCGACCCGCGTGCTCGGCGGCCTCCTGCGCGATCTGCTCGAACTCACCGCCGAGCGCAGGGACTTCCGGCTCTTCGGCCCCGACGAGACCGCCTCCAACCGGCTCCAGGACGTGTACGCGGCGACCGGCAAGGGCTGGCAGGAGGAGTTCCTCGGCACGGACGAGAACCTGAGCCGCGACGGCCGAGTCCTGGAGATGCTCTCGGAGCACAACTGCCAGGGCTGGCTGGAGGGTTACCTGCTCACCGGCAGGCACGGCCTGTTCTCCTCGTACGAGGCGTTCATCCACATCGTGACCTCGATGGCGAACCAGCACGCCAAGTGGCTCAAGGTTTCCAGGGAGTTGCCGTGGCGGCTGCCCATCCCCTCGCTGAACTACCTGCTCACCTCGCATGTGTGGCGCCAGGACCACAACGGCTTCTCGCACCAGGACCCGGGGTTCGTCGACCACATGGTCAACAAGGACCCGGCGACCATCCGTGTCTATCTGCCGCCGGACGCCAACTCACTGCTCGCGGTGGCCCAACGCACCCTTGACTCAAGGGACTTGATCAACCTCGTCGTCGCGGGCAAACAGCCCACCTTCGACTGGCTCGGCATCGACGACGCGGTCCACCACGTGGAACGCGGGATCAGCGTCTGGGACTGGGCCGGTACGGACACGGGGCGGGCGCCGGACGTGGTGCTCGCGGCGGCGGGCGACGTACCCACCACCGAGGTGATGGCGGCGGCCAAGCTGCTGCGCGCGGAACTGCCGGGCCTCGCGGTCCGGGTGGTGAACGTCGTCGATCTGATGCGGCTGCTGCCACCCGACCAGCACCCGCACGGCCTGTCCGACCGCGGTTTCGACGCCGTGTTCACCGCGGACCGGCCGGTGATCTTCGCCTACCACGGCTATCCGTGGCTGATCCACCGGCTCGCCTACCGCCGCCACGGCCACGACAACCTGCACGTCCGGGGCTACAAGGAGGAGGGCACCACGACCACGCCGTTCGACATGGTCGTCCGCAACGACATGGACCGCTATCAGCTGGTCATGGACGTCATCGACCGTGTCCCCGGACTCGCCGAGTCGGCCATCTCCGTACGGCAGCGGATGCGCGACAAGCGCGCCGAGCACCGCGCGTACGTCGTCCGGTACGGCCAGGACATGCCCGAGGTCCGCGACTGGACGTGGACCTGA
- a CDS encoding cell division protein SepF — MNGHDVTDEQWEGLAQVVPLRNGGDWPSWPGHPALVDPGRDTELRRKFVVLRVNVFSDARDVAQTLMAQIPVLLDLSGAETAVARRVLDFSSGVVFGLGCGMHRVDRNVFLLSPAGTEVQGLIDDASAPGE; from the coding sequence GTGAACGGTCACGACGTCACCGACGAACAGTGGGAGGGCCTCGCCCAGGTGGTGCCGCTGCGCAACGGCGGCGACTGGCCTTCGTGGCCCGGGCACCCCGCACTCGTCGACCCGGGCCGGGACACCGAACTGCGGCGCAAGTTCGTCGTCCTGCGGGTGAACGTTTTCTCAGATGCCCGCGACGTCGCGCAGACCCTCATGGCGCAGATCCCGGTGCTGCTCGATCTGTCCGGCGCGGAGACCGCGGTGGCGCGCCGCGTCCTCGACTTCAGCAGCGGTGTCGTCTTCGGTCTGGGCTGTGGCATGCACCGCGTCGACCGCAATGTCTTCCTGTTGTCCCCGGCGGGCACCGAGGTGCAGGGGCTGATCGATGACGCGAGCGCGCCGGGCGAGTGA
- a CDS encoding NAD(P)/FAD-dependent oxidoreductase, with protein sequence MTPPRILIIGGGFAGVECARRLERRLGHAEARITLATPFGYQLYLPLLPQVASGMLTPQSVAVSLRRGLRRTRIIPGGCIGVDTAAKVCVLRKITDEIVTEPYDQLVLAPGSITRTLDIPGLAEHALGMKTLAEAAYLRDRVIAQLDLAASTPDARERESRLRFIVVGGGYAGTETAACLQRITAAAAARYPRLDPRQIKWHVVDIAPQLMPELGEKLGADALALLRARGIEVSLGVSVEKVEAEQVSLTDGRVLPCRTLVWTAGVAASPLIGTLDAETHKGRLVVADTMAVPKRDGVFALGDAAAVPDLAQGKDAVCPPTAQHAQRQGRAVADNVLARLRGRSLRPYVHRDLGLVVDLGGKDAVSKPLGIQLTGLPAQAVARGYHLMALRTGVAKVRTLTNWLLNATAGDDYVRIGFQARSPARLRDFEFTDAYLTPEQVREHVAASAIGS encoded by the coding sequence ATGACACCACCCAGGATCCTGATCATCGGCGGCGGTTTCGCCGGCGTGGAGTGCGCGCGCCGGCTGGAACGCAGGCTCGGGCACGCGGAGGCCCGGATCACCCTGGCCACGCCCTTCGGCTACCAGCTCTATCTGCCGCTGCTGCCGCAGGTCGCCTCCGGCATGCTCACTCCGCAGTCGGTCGCGGTCTCGCTGCGGCGGGGGCTGCGCCGGACCCGGATCATCCCCGGCGGCTGCATCGGAGTGGACACGGCGGCCAAGGTCTGTGTGCTCCGCAAGATCACCGACGAGATCGTCACCGAACCCTACGACCAGCTCGTCCTCGCGCCCGGCAGCATCACCCGTACCCTCGACATCCCCGGCCTGGCCGAACACGCACTGGGCATGAAGACGCTCGCCGAGGCCGCCTATCTGCGCGACCGGGTCATCGCCCAGCTCGATCTCGCCGCGTCCACCCCGGACGCGCGCGAGCGGGAGTCGCGGCTGCGGTTCATCGTGGTGGGCGGCGGCTACGCGGGCACCGAGACGGCGGCCTGTCTGCAGCGGATCACCGCGGCGGCCGCGGCCCGTTACCCGCGGCTCGATCCGCGGCAGATCAAGTGGCACGTCGTCGACATCGCCCCGCAGCTCATGCCCGAACTCGGCGAGAAACTGGGCGCGGACGCGCTGGCCCTGCTGCGCGCGCGGGGCATCGAGGTCTCGCTCGGCGTCTCCGTCGAGAAGGTGGAGGCCGAGCAGGTCAGCCTCACCGACGGCCGGGTACTGCCCTGCCGCACCCTGGTGTGGACGGCGGGCGTCGCCGCCAGCCCCCTCATCGGCACCCTGGACGCCGAGACCCACAAGGGCCGCCTGGTCGTCGCGGACACCATGGCGGTGCCGAAACGGGACGGTGTCTTCGCGCTCGGCGACGCGGCCGCGGTACCGGACCTGGCCCAGGGCAAGGACGCGGTCTGCCCGCCGACCGCCCAGCACGCCCAGCGGCAGGGCAGGGCGGTGGCCGACAACGTCCTCGCGCGACTGCGCGGCCGGTCCCTGCGGCCTTACGTGCACCGGGACTTGGGGCTCGTCGTCGACCTCGGCGGCAAGGACGCGGTGTCCAAACCGCTCGGCATCCAGCTCACCGGCCTGCCCGCGCAGGCGGTGGCCCGTGGCTACCACCTGATGGCGCTGCGCACCGGCGTCGCCAAGGTCCGCACCCTGACCAACTGGCTCCTGAACGCCACCGCCGGTGACGACTACGTCCGCATCGGCTTCCAGGCCCGCTCCCCCGCACGGCTGCGCGACTTCGAGTTCACCGACGCCTATCTGACGCCCGAGCAGGTGAGGGAGCACGTCGCGGCCTCGGCCATTGGGAGTTGA
- a CDS encoding DUF6328 family protein — protein sequence MRNRDGSTTPGRDETPEERADRRWGELLQEVRVAQTGVQILLGFLLTVAFTPRFPELSTFDRNLYVTTALLGAASTGALIGPVSFHRLLTGRQLKPQTVIWASRMTIAGLVLLLCTLTAAMLLILRVALHNDAVPYIATGVALMFVLTWFALPAWARRRYDTRGSRDTDAGS from the coding sequence ATGCGGAATCGGGACGGTTCGACCACACCGGGCCGCGACGAGACCCCCGAGGAACGGGCCGACCGGCGCTGGGGCGAACTGCTCCAGGAGGTCCGGGTGGCGCAGACCGGCGTACAGATCCTGCTCGGCTTCCTGCTGACGGTGGCGTTCACGCCGCGCTTTCCCGAGCTGTCCACCTTCGACCGGAACCTGTACGTCACCACGGCGCTCCTGGGCGCCGCCTCGACCGGGGCGCTGATCGGCCCGGTCTCCTTCCACCGGCTCCTCACGGGCAGACAGCTCAAGCCGCAGACGGTGATCTGGGCCTCCCGGATGACCATCGCGGGACTCGTCCTGCTGCTCTGCACGCTCACCGCGGCGATGCTGCTGATCCTGCGAGTGGCCCTGCACAACGACGCGGTCCCCTACATCGCGACCGGAGTCGCCCTCATGTTCGTCCTCACCTGGTTCGCCCTGCCCGCCTGGGCCCGGCGGCGCTACGACACCCGCGGCTCCCGTGACACGGACGCCGGTTCGTGA
- a CDS encoding AAA family ATPase, with product MTSTPTSLAPPPPAVPPQATRADRPTLTELRLSAFAGHRRTTIPLAPLTFLAGPSGSGKTSALRACAALAQLASGTELAEVFADPGACVPETARADAGGRRGFRIGCTVDGPAGPVRLDLAVQAEPELRIVGERLSRGPLTLLETALRDPGRRSVQAAWHTAGSAPVTRGPLPDDLLGTALLPLRVAGKTAGQRTVLAAAEQVVVALRSLFPCDPLPRRMRRVVPLGPGRLLPGCDNLAEVLRRTHSECAIRYGILVKAVDSGCAGRTVNVLTEELGDGLVRALLDRGEGIRTPVERLGDGELRFLALALVLLTGPGVLDVDPAAEVPEALQTLTVLADGFDRGLDRRQFALLRDLALQTVARGHIRLLATVTDTSWAAAGAGEPRAGGIAVVDLGR from the coding sequence ATGACCTCGACCCCCACCTCCCTCGCGCCGCCCCCACCGGCCGTGCCGCCACAGGCGACGCGAGCGGACCGGCCCACGCTCACCGAGCTGCGGCTGTCCGCTTTCGCCGGTCACCGGCGCACCACCATCCCCCTCGCGCCCCTCACCTTCCTCGCCGGTCCCAGCGGCAGCGGCAAGACCAGCGCGCTGCGCGCCTGCGCCGCCCTGGCCCAACTCGCCTCCGGCACCGAACTCGCCGAGGTCTTCGCGGACCCGGGCGCCTGTGTGCCGGAAACCGCCCGCGCCGACGCCGGTGGCCGCCGCGGATTCCGGATCGGCTGCACGGTCGACGGCCCCGCCGGGCCGGTCCGCCTCGACCTCGCCGTACAGGCCGAACCCGAACTTCGCATCGTCGGCGAACGCCTCAGCCGCGGACCGCTCACCCTCCTGGAGACCGCCCTGCGCGACCCGGGACGCCGCTCGGTCCAGGCCGCCTGGCACACCGCGGGCTCCGCGCCGGTCACGCGCGGACCACTGCCCGACGACCTCCTCGGCACCGCGCTCCTGCCGTTACGGGTGGCCGGAAAGACCGCGGGCCAGCGCACCGTGCTCGCCGCGGCCGAACAGGTGGTGGTCGCCCTGCGGTCGCTCTTCCCCTGCGACCCGTTGCCGCGGCGGATGCGGCGGGTCGTCCCGCTCGGGCCCGGCCGCCTCCTGCCCGGCTGCGACAACCTCGCCGAGGTCCTGCGCCGCACTCACAGCGAGTGCGCCATCCGGTACGGCATCCTCGTCAAGGCCGTGGACTCCGGATGCGCGGGCCGCACCGTGAACGTGCTCACCGAGGAACTCGGCGACGGCCTGGTGCGGGCCCTCCTGGACCGGGGCGAAGGCATCCGCACGCCGGTGGAGCGCCTCGGCGACGGCGAACTGCGCTTCCTGGCCCTCGCCCTCGTCCTGCTCACCGGCCCCGGCGTACTGGACGTCGACCCCGCGGCCGAGGTGCCCGAGGCCCTTCAGACGCTCACCGTGCTCGCCGACGGATTCGACCGGGGCCTGGACCGGCGGCAGTTCGCCCTGCTGCGCGACCTGGCCCTGCAGACCGTCGCACGCGGCCACATCCGGCTGCTCGCCACGGTCACCGACACCTCGTGGGCGGCCGCCGGGGCGGGCGAGCCGAGGGCCGGGGGGATCGCCGTGGTAGACCTGGGGCGGTGA